The Bos indicus x Bos taurus breed Angus x Brahman F1 hybrid chromosome 11, Bos_hybrid_MaternalHap_v2.0, whole genome shotgun sequence genome includes a region encoding these proteins:
- the SOWAHC gene encoding ankyrin repeat domain-containing protein SOWAHC codes for MEGPAEYRARDRQAEMEQPVGGALGGSPEQRASVRPRPKEPEDAAGDRADPFDPVEGTPSAPLGRRPRGGLVGEGARPEPLGDAPPTPRPGRTAPRDPAAGGSPQLRRGPGGADGAAAEEEGAGSLTLDPLEHAWMLSAADGRWDSLEGLLACEPGLLAKRDFITGFTCLHWAAKHGQQELLALLVRFAGQHRLPVNINARTSGGYTALHLAAMHGHVEVVKLLVGAYDADVDVRDYSGRKASQYLSPSTAEEIRTLVGALDEDEGESAAGSGGGRWRLSRVLPSHLISGRLSHALEDGGDHHHHLAEGLTAGKAKEPNRKASGSSSGRMKPRLNKIRFRTQIIHTTPSFRDPEQPLEEGEDEEEDRSLKGHSSSFKLRPKSNVFG; via the coding sequence ATGGAGGGACCCGCCGAGTACAGGGCTCGGGATCGGCAGGCCGAGATGGAGCAGCCGGTTGGGGGCGCCCTGGGCGGATCGCCCGAACAGCGCGCCAGCGTCCGCCCCCGCCCCAAGGAGCCAGAGGACGCGGCGGGAGACCGCGCGGACCCCTTCGACCCGGTGGAAGGCACCCCGAGCGCACCGCTCGGAAGGCGACCCCGCGGTGGCCTAGTGGGGGAAGGTGCGCGGCCCGAACCGCTAGGCGATGCGCCCCCCACGCCGCGGCCGGGCCGCACTGCGCCCCGGGACCCGGCTGCAGGCGGCTCCCCTCAGCTGCGGCGCGGCCCCGGGGGCGCGGACGGCGCGGCGGCCGAGGAGGAGGGCGCGGGCTCTCTGACGCTGGATCCGCTGGAGCACGCGTGGATGCTGTCGGCCGCCGACGGCCGCTGGGACAGCCTGGAGGGGCTGCTGGCCTGTGAGCCTGGACTGCTGGCCAAGCGCGACTTCATCACCGGCTTTACCTGCCTGCATTGGGCAGCCAAGCACGGCCAGCAGGAGCTGCTGGCCCTGCTGGTACGCTTCGCGGGCCAGCACCGGCTGCCGGTGAACATCAACGCGCGCACGAGCGGCGGCTACACTGCGCTGCATCTGGCGGCCATGCATGGGCACGTGGAGGTGGTGAAGCTGCTGGTGGGGGCCTACGACGCGGATGTGGACGTTCGCGATTACAGCGGCAGGAAGGCCTCGCAGTACCTGAGCCCGAGCACCGCCGAGGAGATCCGGACGCTGGTGGGCGCCCTGGACGAGGACGAAGGCGAGAGCGCGGCGGGCAGCGGGGGAGGGCGCTGGAGGCTCTCGAGGGTGCTACCCTCGCACCTCATCTCCGGCAGGCTCTCCCACGCTCTGGAGGACGGCGGggaccatcaccaccacctggCCGAGGGATTGACTGCGGGCAAAGCAAAGGAGCCGAATCGCAAAGCCTCGGGCAGCTCTAGTGGGCGGATGAAACCCAGACTCAACAAAATCCGCTTCCGAACCCAGATCATCCACACCACACCCTCTTTCAGAGACCCAGAGCAGCctctggaggagggggaggacgaGGAAGAGGACCGATCCCTTAAAGGCCACTCGTCCTCTTTCAAATTGAGACCCAAGTCCAATGTATTTGGgtaa